DNA from Brachyspira aalborgi:
TATCGTTCATTAAAGATTTTGCAATCTCTTTATTTCCAACTACCAAAGGAGCATGAATCATTAAACATTGAGAGTTCAATTTTTTAGATAAATATTGAGCGAGCAAAGGTCCGTCATAATTTTTATTTTCGTATCCTGTCGCTCCTATCATTTGTATAATATTTACTACAGAAGAGTTTTTAGTATTTAATTGTTCTATCATAGAAGATAAAGACTGCCCCCATGATATTCCAACATTTTTAACTTTATCTATTATATTTGAAAAATAATTTGCAGCGGCTATTCCAATTTCGGTAATAACTTCTTCTTCGGAATTATTTAAACATTCTATAACGATAGCTTCGTTTATATTAAATTTATTTATTATTTGTTTTTCTAATTCTTTATCTCTCCAAGGATATTTAATTTTAAAATCTACCAATGATAAATCTTTCGCTTCGGATATTAATTTTGAAATCGTAGGACGAGCTATGGACATTAATTTAGAAATTTCTTCCTGATTCTTATTTTTTTTATAGTAAAGGAAAGCTATTTTTGCTATTTGGGCTATTTTTTTATTATCGTAATGCATTATGTTCAATATTATAGCATTGTTTAAATAAAAATCAATAATAGATATATATAAAATTATATTACAAAAATTAATTAAATTTTATTACAAAAATACTTGACAAATGTAATTATTTAGTATATACTATATAGTATAAGAGTTAACTCTTTTAATAAATTACTTTTAAGGAGAATTAAAATGTTTAATAATTATAGTTTCGGTAAGAAAAACCGTTTATCAAAAATCGTTATGGAAGATGGAAAAGCTTTAATGCTTGCCATAGACCATGGATATTTTATGGGCGCTGCGCATGGCATGGAAATGCCTAAAGTTCAAGTGGAAAAATTAATTCCGCATATAGACTCTTTAATGTTAAGTCCAGGAATATTGACGAGCCAAATCGATTCTGATTTTAAGAAAGGAATAGTTTTGAGAGCGAGCGGAGGAAATACAATATTGGAAAGCGATATTGATAACGAAGGTTTAATTTTATCTGCTAAAAATGCAATAAAATTAAACGCATCGGCTATAGCGGTTTCAATGTTTGTTGGAGCGGAACATTCGCATCAAACCATACTTAACTTAACCGATGCAATTAATGACGCTATGGAATACGATTTACCCGTTTTGGGAGTTACGGCTGTAGGAAAAGCGTTGAAAGACAAAAAAGAAAAAAGATATTTAACGCATGCATCGAGATTAGCAGCCGAGCTTGGAGCGGATATTGTTAAAACCTATTATTGCGAAGGATTTGAGGAAGTGGTTAAAAAGACAACCGTTCCTATAATAGTAGCTGGCGGACCTAAATTAGATAGTTATAAAGATGTATTAGAATTATGTTATAACTCAATACAATGCGGAGCGATAGGAGTGGATATGGGTAGAAATATATGGCAGTCCGATTATCCAGAAGCGATAACCGCTGGAGTTGCGCATATTATACATAAAAATTCATCGGTAAAAGAGGCTTTGCAATTAGTTGAATCTATGTGTAACGATAAAACTAAAAGAAAAGAATATTTTGAAGTAACTCAAGAAGATATAGAAAATTCAAAGGTTCATTAAAATTATAGGATGATTTATGGAAAACTTGTTGGAATTAAATAATATTTGGAAAGTTTTTGACGGAGTTCCCGTTCTTAAGGGTTTGGATATTTCTTTGGCAAAAGGAGAAGTTCATGCCATACTCGGAGGAAACGGTTCGGGAAAATCTACATTAATGAAGATTATATCGGGAACTTATCAATCAAGCAATGGGACGATAAAATATCTTGGCAAAGAAGTTAATTTTACAAGACCTTATCAAGCTCATAGAGAAGGTATTTATTTAGTTCCGCAAGAACCTAAAATATTTCCTTATCTTTCTATTTTGGAAAATATAACGATAGGGCTTTCAAAAGTAAACGGAGAGACTATAGAAAAAGTAAAGAGCATAGCCGAAAAAATCGGTTTTAAAGTTTCGTTAAGAGATGATGCGGGAAAATTAACTATAGCTAATCAGCAGCTGGTTGAAATAATAAGAGGATTAATCAGAAACGCTAAAGTTTTGATATTGGACGAACCTACAAGCACTTTAACTGTTAAAGAGGTTAAATCTCTTTTCGATATAGTTCGTCCTTTATTAAAAAACGATATAGGAGTATTTTTTATATCGCATAGAATAAACGAAATTTTTGATTTTTCAGACAGAATAAGCGTTTTAAGAGATGGCAATATAGTATTATCTGGGAATACTTCCGATTTTGAGCCTATAGATTTAATAAAAGCTATGATTGGAAATTCGGATTATAATGTTTCGCAAAACTGCAATACAAAATACGATATAGGCAAAGTTATTCTTTCCGTTCATAATTTGTCTTCCGAAGTTTTTAAAGACATATCTTTTGATGTGAGAGAATCCGAAACATTAGGAATAGCGGGAATAGTAGGAGCGGGCAGAACGGAATTAGCTTCCGCAATAGTAGGTTTAGAGCCTTATCATAGCGGCGAAGTGATAATGGACGGTAAAAAATTAATTCCTTGCGATGCTAAATCCGCCAGAGAAGCAAAAATTTCTTATATACCCGAAGACAGACATAAATATGGCATATTTTTAGATATTCCTTTTTATGAAACTATATCTTCGGAGATTCTAAAAAAGATTTCAAAAGTATTCTTAAATAAAAAGCAAGAAAAAGAAATTTCTAAAAAATATGTGGACGAATTAAAAATAAAAGTCTTAAACGATGAGCAATATTCAAGAATGCTTTCTGGAGG
Protein-coding regions in this window:
- a CDS encoding sugar ABC transporter ATP-binding protein; protein product: MENLLELNNIWKVFDGVPVLKGLDISLAKGEVHAILGGNGSGKSTLMKIISGTYQSSNGTIKYLGKEVNFTRPYQAHREGIYLVPQEPKIFPYLSILENITIGLSKVNGETIEKVKSIAEKIGFKVSLRDDAGKLTIANQQLVEIIRGLIRNAKVLILDEPTSTLTVKEVKSLFDIVRPLLKNDIGVFFISHRINEIFDFSDRISVLRDGNIVLSGNTSDFEPIDLIKAMIGNSDYNVSQNCNTKYDIGKVILSVHNLSSEVFKDISFDVRESETLGIAGIVGAGRTELASAIVGLEPYHSGEVIMDGKKLIPCDAKSAREAKISYIPEDRHKYGIFLDIPFYETISSEILKKISKVFLNKKQEKEISKKYVDELKIKVLNDEQYSRMLSGGNQQKVVISKILTTEPKVVILDEPTRGVDAKAREDVFQIVRNLKKKGVAVILISSDLEEVINNSDRIIVIHSGEINLELDKKDFSMEIITQASFGVI
- a CDS encoding sugar-binding transcriptional regulator; protein product: MHYDNKKIAQIAKIAFLYYKKNKNQEEISKLMSIARPTISKLISEAKDLSLVDFKIKYPWRDKELEKQIINKFNINEAIVIECLNNSEEEVITEIGIAAANYFSNIIDKVKNVGISWGQSLSSMIEQLNTKNSSVVNIIQMIGATGYENKNYDGPLLAQYLSKKLNSQCLMIHAPLVVGNKEIAKSLMNDNTIKNILKKISNLDIAFVGIGCVELKNNSLYKTGYISEEELNKIKNEGAIGDICAHYYDINGKELDIDINNRIIGAKLSDLKKIKNVVGVASGLVKSKAVYSALIGKYLNTIIIDSELAKSLLNL
- the lsrF gene encoding 3-hydroxy-5-phosphonooxypentane-2,4-dione thiolase, encoding MFNNYSFGKKNRLSKIVMEDGKALMLAIDHGYFMGAAHGMEMPKVQVEKLIPHIDSLMLSPGILTSQIDSDFKKGIVLRASGGNTILESDIDNEGLILSAKNAIKLNASAIAVSMFVGAEHSHQTILNLTDAINDAMEYDLPVLGVTAVGKALKDKKEKRYLTHASRLAAELGADIVKTYYCEGFEEVVKKTTVPIIVAGGPKLDSYKDVLELCYNSIQCGAIGVDMGRNIWQSDYPEAITAGVAHIIHKNSSVKEALQLVESMCNDKTKRKEYFEVTQEDIENSKVH